In a single window of the Methylococcus sp. Mc7 genome:
- a CDS encoding YybS family protein codes for MKGRWQAVLVIAGLVCLSFMIPLVGLLSSAALGLVVLRQGLPAASTVLVPSAVVVAVFGGVVLGSVAAPLIYALLLWLPTAVAAWVLRISRRIDWALASVVVPALVAVLAVYGLVGDPAEFWSEKLTLMVQPLLDQAPAGFDADGARSGLRVAAHYATGFVSAGSALSVFMTLMLARWWQSLLYNPGGFRTEFLELRPSPAFAYAALVSIGGAMLLPWPALAELMWNLGLVFFVLYLMVGIAVIHSLLSRRPAGKFWLAGLYLLLFVIPQVAIPVVLMGFTDVWMDWRHRRVAGA; via the coding sequence ATGAAGGGCCGATGGCAGGCGGTGCTGGTCATCGCCGGCCTCGTTTGCCTTTCGTTCATGATACCGCTGGTCGGTCTGCTGAGCTCCGCCGCTTTGGGGCTCGTCGTGCTGCGGCAGGGTTTGCCGGCCGCATCCACGGTGCTGGTGCCGTCGGCGGTCGTGGTTGCTGTTTTTGGCGGCGTGGTTCTCGGCAGTGTGGCGGCGCCCTTGATATATGCGCTGCTGCTCTGGCTTCCTACGGCCGTCGCGGCGTGGGTGCTGCGGATTTCCCGCCGGATCGACTGGGCGCTGGCCTCCGTCGTCGTGCCCGCGCTGGTGGCGGTGCTGGCGGTTTACGGCCTGGTCGGTGATCCGGCGGAGTTCTGGAGCGAAAAGCTCACGCTGATGGTTCAGCCGCTGCTGGATCAGGCTCCGGCCGGTTTCGACGCGGACGGTGCGCGGTCGGGACTGCGCGTGGCGGCGCATTACGCAACGGGATTCGTGAGCGCGGGTTCCGCCTTGAGCGTTTTCATGACACTGATGTTGGCGCGGTGGTGGCAATCCCTGCTGTACAACCCCGGCGGGTTCCGTACCGAGTTTCTCGAACTGCGGCCCAGCCCGGCGTTTGCGTATGCAGCGTTGGTCAGCATCGGCGGCGCCATGTTGTTGCCGTGGCCGGCACTGGCCGAATTGATGTGGAACCTCGGGCTCGTGTTTTTCGTGCTGTATCTCATGGTGGGAATTGCCGTGATCCACTCGCTGCTCTCCCGCCGTCCCGCCGGAAAGTTCTGGCTGGCTGGGCTTTATCTGCTGTTGTTCGTGATTCCCCAGGTCGCCATCCCTGTGGTGCTCATGGGGTTTACGGACGTCTGGATGGACTGGCGTCACAGACGTGTGGCG
- the rpsR gene encoding 30S ribosomal protein S18, which produces MVRQFKRRRYCRFTAEDVKEIDYKDLDTLREYVSETGKIVPSRITGTSAKYQRQLATAIKRARFLALLPFCDAHEQ; this is translated from the coding sequence ATGGTTCGTCAATTCAAACGTAGAAGGTATTGCCGCTTCACCGCGGAAGACGTCAAGGAAATCGATTACAAGGATTTGGACACGCTGCGGGAATACGTCTCGGAGACGGGAAAGATCGTTCCCAGCCGCATCACAGGGACCAGCGCGAAGTATCAGCGCCAGTTGGCCACGGCCATCAAGCGCGCGCGCTTCCTCGCGCTGCTTCCGTTCTGCGACGCGCACGAGCAATAA
- the rpsF gene encoding 30S ribosomal protein S6 yields MRHYEIVFMVHPDQSGQVPAMIERYRSIIEGAAGSIHRLEDWGRRQLAYPIAKLHKAHYVLMNIECDQATLEELESGFRFNDAVLRSLTIKRDEAVTEPSALARSGGEAETERASADEGGEEAAGAEPSNEAEAGA; encoded by the coding sequence GTGCGACATTACGAAATAGTGTTCATGGTCCATCCGGACCAGAGCGGACAGGTGCCGGCGATGATCGAACGGTACCGTTCGATCATCGAGGGCGCGGCGGGTAGCATCCATCGCCTCGAGGACTGGGGGCGCCGTCAGCTCGCCTATCCCATCGCCAAGCTGCATAAGGCACATTATGTGTTGATGAACATCGAATGTGATCAGGCGACCCTGGAGGAGCTGGAAAGCGGCTTCCGGTTCAACGACGCGGTCCTGCGCAGCCTGACGATCAAGCGCGACGAGGCGGTGACCGAGCCGTCCGCGCTGGCGAGGTCCGGCGGTGAGGCCGAGACCGAACGCGCGTCGGCGGACGAAGGCGGTGAGGAAGCCGCCGGCGCCGAGCCGAGCAACGAGGCGGAAGCAGGGGCTTGA
- the gltB gene encoding glutamate synthase large subunit → MSHHTLPHKQGLYDPRHEHDACGVGFIAHIKGGKSHDIVLQGLEILKNLTHRGAVGADPLAGDGAGILLQLPDAFLRKECAGLGITLPEPGHYGVGMLFMPRDAEKRRRCEEILTRHVTAEGQTVLGWRDVPVDNTGIGETVKAVEPFVRQVFIGRGAGCADQNAFERKLFIIRKQAENAIREDKVAAGEMFYLPSLSSRTIVYKGMLLADQVGSYYLDLRDESLVSALALVHQRFSTNTFPTWDLAHPFRMIAHNGEINTIRGNINWMAARRQSMKSELLGEDLDKIWPLIAEGQSDSACFDNALELLVAGGYSLVHAMMLLIPEAWAGNPLMDTKRRAFYEYYSALMEPWDGPAAVAFTDGRQIGATLDRNGLRPARYLITDDDYVIMGSEMGVLNVPQHKIVKKWRLQPGKMFLIDLEQGRIIEDQEIKDGLAGRNPYQDWLDKTQINVENLPPEVAAMAPDHGTLLDRQQAFGYTQEDIKVFFKPIALSGQEPVGSMGTDAALAVLSNRPRMLYDYFKQGFAQVTNPAIDPIREELVMSLVSHIGPRPNLLALDNGGNNKRLEVHQPILSNSDLEKIRRIEARTQGAFKTKTLSICFPADAGALGMEPALDAVCKRAEQAVLEGNNILILSDRGMDAGHIAIPALLATSAVHHHLIRAGLRTHSGLVVETGEAREVHHFALLAGYGAEAVNPYLAFDTLSDLLGTLPEKISEEEAHKRYIKAIGKALLKIMSKMGISTYQSYCGAQIFNAVGLGESFLDRYFHGTECTTGGIELQEVAEETVRRHRQAFGSAPLYRSALDVGGEYAFRVRGEDHMWTPETISKLQHATRANDAKTYAEYARLVNEQNEHLLTLRGLMDFRFVAAPVPLEEVEPAKAIVKRFATGAMSFGSISYEAHTTLAIAMNRIGGKSNTGEGGELPERFVPLANGDSLRSAIKQVASGRFGVTAEYLVNADDIQIKISQGAKPGEGGQLPGHKVDAVIAKVRHSTPGVGLISPPPHHDIYSIEDLAQLIHDLKNVNPAARISVKLVSEVGVGTVAAGVAKAHADHVTISGYDGGTGASPITSIKHAGLPWEIGLAETHQTLVLNRLRGRICVQADGGMRTGRDVVIAALLGADEVGFATAPLIVEGCIMMRKCHLNTCPVGVATQDPELRKRFTGQPEHVVNYFFFVAEEVRQLMARLGFRRYEDMVGRSDLLDMRKAVYHWKASRIDLSKILYKPEAGPGVAIFNCEAQDHGLDKALDRKLIEFARPALEERKPVHVDVDIRNYNRTLGAMLSGEVAKRYGHAGLPEDTIHIKAHGTAGQSFGAFLAAGVTLELEGEANDYVGKGLSGGRLAIYPPADCPITPEQNIIVGNTVLYGAVSGECYFRGVAGERFAVRNSGAIAVVEGVGDHGCEYMTGGVVVVLGATGRNFAAGMSGGVAYVLDESGDFEQRCNLAMVELEPVPAEDDALEHFEHQGGDLETHGMVDIMHDMTRNDMRRLRFLIEKHRRYTGSGRAGLILDNWNAYAAKFVKVMPVDYRKALEKMQQTRTGAAAHH, encoded by the coding sequence ATGAGCCACCATACATTGCCCCACAAGCAGGGTTTGTACGATCCACGTCACGAACACGACGCCTGCGGCGTCGGCTTCATCGCCCACATCAAGGGCGGGAAAAGCCACGACATCGTTCTCCAGGGGCTGGAAATACTGAAAAACCTCACGCATCGCGGCGCGGTGGGGGCCGATCCTCTGGCGGGCGACGGCGCCGGCATCCTGCTCCAGCTGCCCGATGCGTTCCTGCGCAAAGAGTGCGCGGGACTCGGCATCACGCTTCCCGAACCCGGACACTATGGGGTAGGCATGCTGTTCATGCCGCGCGATGCGGAAAAGCGGCGCCGCTGCGAGGAGATCCTGACCCGCCATGTGACTGCCGAGGGACAGACGGTACTCGGCTGGCGCGACGTCCCCGTGGACAACACCGGCATCGGCGAGACGGTCAAGGCCGTGGAACCGTTCGTCCGCCAGGTATTCATCGGCCGCGGCGCCGGTTGCGCCGACCAGAATGCCTTCGAGCGCAAGCTGTTCATCATCCGCAAGCAGGCCGAAAACGCCATCCGCGAGGACAAAGTCGCCGCCGGCGAGATGTTCTACCTGCCTTCGCTGTCTTCGCGCACCATCGTGTATAAAGGCATGCTGCTGGCCGACCAGGTGGGCTCCTATTACCTCGACCTCCGCGACGAGAGCCTGGTTTCCGCCCTGGCACTGGTTCATCAGCGCTTTTCGACCAACACTTTCCCGACCTGGGATCTGGCCCACCCGTTCCGGATGATCGCCCATAATGGCGAGATCAACACCATCCGCGGCAACATCAACTGGATGGCGGCACGCCGCCAGTCGATGAAATCCGAACTATTGGGCGAGGACCTGGACAAGATCTGGCCGCTGATCGCCGAGGGCCAGTCCGACTCGGCCTGCTTCGACAATGCGCTGGAGTTGCTGGTCGCCGGCGGCTATTCGCTGGTTCACGCCATGATGCTGCTGATCCCGGAAGCCTGGGCCGGCAACCCGCTGATGGACACCAAACGCCGCGCGTTCTACGAATATTATTCCGCCCTGATGGAGCCCTGGGACGGCCCCGCCGCCGTGGCCTTCACCGACGGACGCCAGATCGGCGCGACACTCGACCGTAATGGCCTGCGCCCGGCACGCTATCTGATCACCGATGACGACTACGTCATCATGGGCTCGGAAATGGGTGTGCTGAACGTCCCGCAGCACAAGATCGTCAAGAAGTGGCGCCTCCAGCCCGGCAAGATGTTCCTCATCGATCTCGAACAGGGACGGATCATCGAAGACCAGGAAATCAAGGACGGACTGGCCGGCCGCAATCCTTATCAGGACTGGCTGGACAAGACCCAGATCAACGTCGAGAACCTGCCGCCCGAGGTTGCCGCGATGGCGCCGGATCACGGTACCCTGCTCGACCGGCAACAGGCCTTCGGCTACACCCAGGAGGACATCAAGGTCTTCTTCAAGCCGATCGCGCTGAGCGGGCAGGAACCGGTGGGTTCCATGGGCACCGACGCCGCCCTTGCGGTACTGTCGAACCGGCCGCGGATGCTGTACGACTACTTCAAGCAGGGCTTCGCCCAGGTCACCAACCCCGCGATCGACCCGATCCGCGAGGAGTTGGTGATGTCGCTGGTGTCGCACATCGGTCCGCGCCCCAACCTGCTGGCGCTGGACAATGGCGGCAACAACAAGCGGCTCGAGGTGCACCAGCCGATCCTCAGCAACAGCGACCTGGAAAAGATCCGCCGCATCGAGGCACGGACCCAGGGCGCGTTCAAGACCAAGACGCTGAGCATCTGCTTCCCGGCCGACGCCGGCGCACTGGGCATGGAGCCGGCCCTCGACGCCGTCTGCAAGCGCGCGGAACAGGCCGTGCTGGAAGGCAACAACATCCTGATCCTGTCGGACCGGGGCATGGACGCCGGCCATATCGCCATTCCGGCCCTCTTGGCCACCTCGGCGGTGCATCACCACCTGATCCGGGCCGGCCTCCGTACGCATTCGGGACTGGTGGTGGAGACCGGCGAAGCACGCGAAGTGCATCACTTCGCCCTGCTCGCGGGCTACGGCGCCGAGGCCGTCAACCCTTACCTCGCCTTCGACACCTTGTCCGACCTGCTCGGCACACTGCCGGAAAAGATCAGTGAAGAAGAGGCCCACAAGCGCTATATCAAGGCGATCGGCAAAGCGCTGCTCAAGATCATGTCGAAAATGGGCATCTCGACCTACCAGTCCTATTGCGGTGCGCAGATATTCAACGCCGTGGGGCTGGGCGAGAGCTTTCTCGACCGCTATTTCCACGGCACCGAATGCACCACGGGCGGCATCGAACTCCAGGAGGTCGCGGAAGAAACCGTGCGCCGCCACCGCCAGGCTTTCGGCAGCGCGCCGCTGTACCGCAGCGCGCTGGACGTCGGGGGCGAATACGCCTTCCGGGTGCGCGGCGAGGACCACATGTGGACGCCGGAAACCATTTCCAAGCTGCAGCATGCGACCCGCGCCAATGACGCCAAGACCTACGCCGAGTATGCCCGGCTGGTCAACGAGCAAAACGAGCACCTCCTCACCCTGCGCGGGCTGATGGATTTCCGCTTCGTGGCCGCTCCCGTGCCGCTGGAAGAGGTCGAGCCGGCCAAGGCAATCGTCAAGCGCTTCGCCACCGGCGCCATGTCGTTCGGATCGATCTCGTACGAGGCCCACACCACATTGGCGATCGCCATGAACCGGATCGGTGGCAAGTCGAACACCGGCGAAGGCGGCGAACTGCCGGAGCGCTTCGTGCCTTTGGCGAACGGCGACTCCCTGCGCTCGGCGATCAAGCAGGTCGCGTCCGGGCGCTTCGGCGTCACCGCCGAATACCTGGTCAATGCCGACGACATCCAGATCAAGATCTCGCAAGGCGCCAAGCCGGGCGAAGGCGGCCAGTTGCCCGGCCACAAGGTAGACGCGGTCATCGCCAAGGTGCGCCACTCGACCCCCGGCGTCGGTCTGATCTCGCCTCCGCCGCACCACGACATCTACTCGATCGAGGACCTGGCGCAGTTGATCCACGACCTCAAGAACGTGAATCCGGCGGCCCGCATCAGCGTCAAGCTGGTGTCGGAAGTCGGCGTCGGCACGGTGGCGGCGGGCGTCGCCAAGGCCCACGCCGACCACGTCACCATTTCCGGCTACGACGGCGGCACCGGCGCCAGCCCCATCACCTCGATCAAGCACGCGGGGCTGCCCTGGGAGATCGGCCTGGCCGAAACCCATCAGACCCTGGTGCTGAACCGCCTACGCGGACGCATCTGCGTCCAGGCCGACGGCGGCATGCGCACCGGCCGCGACGTCGTGATCGCCGCCCTGCTCGGCGCGGACGAGGTCGGCTTCGCCACCGCCCCGCTGATCGTCGAGGGCTGCATCATGATGCGTAAATGCCATCTCAACACCTGCCCGGTCGGGGTGGCGACACAGGACCCGGAACTGCGCAAGCGCTTCACCGGCCAGCCGGAACACGTGGTGAACTATTTCTTCTTCGTTGCCGAAGAGGTGCGCCAGCTCATGGCCCGCCTCGGTTTCCGGCGCTACGAGGACATGGTCGGCCGTTCCGATCTGCTGGATATGCGCAAGGCCGTCTACCACTGGAAAGCCTCCCGCATCGACCTCTCGAAGATCCTGTACAAGCCCGAAGCCGGCCCCGGCGTCGCCATCTTCAATTGCGAAGCGCAGGACCACGGCCTGGACAAGGCGCTGGACCGCAAGCTGATCGAGTTCGCCCGCCCCGCGCTGGAGGAGAGGAAGCCAGTCCACGTCGACGTCGACATCCGCAACTACAACCGGACCCTGGGCGCCATGCTCTCGGGCGAGGTCGCCAAGCGCTACGGACACGCGGGCCTGCCGGAAGACACGATCCACATCAAGGCGCATGGCACCGCCGGCCAAAGCTTCGGCGCCTTCCTCGCGGCCGGCGTGACGCTGGAACTGGAAGGGGAGGCCAACGACTACGTCGGCAAGGGGCTGTCGGGCGGCCGCCTGGCGATCTATCCGCCGGCCGACTGTCCGATCACCCCGGAGCAGAACATCATCGTCGGCAACACCGTGCTGTACGGCGCCGTCAGCGGCGAATGCTATTTCCGCGGCGTGGCCGGAGAGCGCTTCGCGGTCCGCAACTCCGGCGCGATCGCGGTGGTGGAAGGCGTAGGCGATCATGGCTGCGAATACATGACGGGCGGCGTGGTGGTGGTACTGGGCGCGACCGGACGCAACTTCGCGGCCGGCATGTCAGGCGGCGTCGCCTATGTGCTGGACGAATCCGGCGATTTCGAACAGCGCTGCAACCTGGCCATGGTGGAACTCGAGCCGGTGCCGGCGGAAGACGACGCGCTGGAGCACTTCGAGCACCAGGGCGGCGATCTCGAGACACATGGCATGGTCGACATCATGCACGACATGACCCGCAACGACATGCGTCGCCTGCGTTTCCTGATCGAGAAACACCGGCGCTATACCGGCAGCGGACGCGCCGGCCTGATCCTGGACAACTGGAACGCTTACGCGGCCAAGTTCGTCAAGGTCATGCCGGTGGACTACCGCAAGGCGCTGGAGAAGATGCAGCAAACCCGAACCGGTGCAGCCGCGCATCATTGA